The following DNA comes from Ignavibacteria bacterium.
TTTACCTCCATCTGCATCCAAATCCGCTAACTGTAATTGTCTTCCCAATCCCGAAAATGAAGGCTTAGGTGAAACTAATTTTGCATGTTCAAATTTTCCGTTCCCAAGGTTATGTTTGTAATACCAGCCGTTAGCCTGTTCTGTCAGAATTCCGTTTAAACCTTCATTATACAGATCAGTAAACTGATACAACTGCTCATCAAGTCCAACCGGCGAGTGAATCAGGTTATCTGCATTTATAAATTTTACATCATTATTCCATTCATGTTTTTGATATTCAAACTCAAGGTCAGGGAGCTTTTTACTTGTATATGTTCCATCCGGTTTCCTTATATATCCAAAAGAAGATAATGAAGTTAAAAAAGTAAAACCATTTTCAATAGATGTATCATAATTTAAATTTAAAGATTTTACCAAAACAGAGCCTTCAGGGAGCTCTTCAAAGTAATGAAATAATAACACCCGTTTACATAACCGGGTAGTTCTTATTTCAAAGCCGGATTTGTATTCCGAAAAATCATCATTTCTGAAATCCCATTGATTTATTGTATCAACCGCATCACCCGGCAGAAGTGTGCCATAATCAAAAATTGTTTGAAACATAAAGCTGGAATCAGCAGGATATGCATCTCCAAATTTATCATAAGGTATTTTATTACCATACAGAATTTTTTCAAGATAAATATTTGTATATTTTAAATTGCCATTTTCTATTCTGTTTCTGTTATGAAGTAAACCAGGGTTAAATCCTAAGGAATCTTCATGCTTATATCTGTAAATAGCACAATTACCTTTATCGTCAAAAACAAACTCAGGCATCCATTCAAAGATCTTTAAGTTATTTTGTGGATCGCTTAATCTAGAGCTGCCGCTCCATCCGTATAAAGTAGTTATATTATCTTTAGTAATTATCCTCCATTTTATTTCACCGGAAGCAATATTAGTCCATCTTTCTATTCGTGCAAATAAACCTTCAATTCTGGGTCTATAATATCTGATTCTATAAAAACCATCAGGTGAATTCTTTTCATTTATTATATAATTATCATTGGGGTCTTTTTCAAAATATCCATTTTCATCCTTTTTAAATTCAGGCACAAGGTCTTCAGCTTCTGAGAAGAGATACGTATCAGAATCTATACTATCAAAATATTCAGGTAGTTTTTTATTTGTCTTTCTTTTTATTGATGATATACCAAGTGACCAGCCCAATCCGAAAACGCCATTACCACCGCCTGAATTGTATGATAGACTAAGATTTGGGGTAACACCACGAGCCTGTGAAACCGGGATTGGAATTGAAAATGAAGCTGTACCATTTACAGCATTTACAGAAAACTTTTCGTCTATTCCCTTAATAGCTCCGCCGCCTTTAGGAAGTGAAACTGAAGGGATTTCAATGGCATTGGACTTTGTTTTCCCACTATCCTTTTTAAGGAATTGGTTTGCTGATGAATTATTATTTTCGGATGAATTATTCAATTCTATGTCTGTTGAGAATTATTTTAATAATACCATCTTCTTCGTCTCACTAAACCCTTCCGCTTCCAGCTTATAGTAATACACTCCGCTTGCCCTATGCGAAGCATCCCAATCTACTTCATACTTGCCGGGTTGCAATTCTTCATTAACAAGAATAGCCATTACTCTTCCCGCAACATCATAGATTGTAAATTTTGTAAATGCTGGTTTTGGGATGCTGAATTGAATCTTAGTATTCGGATTAAATGGATTTGGATAATTTTGAAACAGGGAATACTCTGAAGGTACTTCAGTTGAAATGCTAGATATACCTGTTATTCCCCCGTTTGTTGTATATATGAGTCCATCACCTTTGGCACTTGCCCATACAATTTGATTGCTTATGCAAAAAATACTTTTAATGTTCTTAGAAGTATCTACTGGAGTTGACTGCTGAAACCAGTTAACTCCGCCGTTTGTTGTCTTGTAAATTTTACCGTTTTGCCCACCGGTATATCCGGTATCGTTTGAGCCGAAATCTATTGAATAAAAATTTATATTGTTGAAAGTACGATTCACCCAATTTATTCCGCTGTTCGAAGTTGTTAAAATTATACCATTCAACCCCACTGCGCATCCAATAGTTGGTGACTTCATTACAATCTCTCTTAAAGTAGTGTTGACGTTGGTTGTTTGCGTATTCCAACTGCTTCCTCCGTTGGATGTAAATATTATGCGTCCGGAATCTCCTGCGGCATAAACGGTATTTGCGCTCAGCATTTTAACCGAAAACAGTCTTCCGGTTCCGTTTGAACTTAAGTTTAACCAGGTTGCTCCACCAGTGGTTGTTTTTAGTATGATACGCAATGAGTCGTATGATCCAACTATAAAACCAGTCTGTGCATCAATAAACTTAACATCATTTAGCCATGATTGTACACCTGAAGTCTGCAGAAACCAAGATGTTCCTCCGGTTGTGGTTTTGACTATTTTTCCTCTCCTGCCCACGGCCCAACCGGTATTCTGGTCTACGAAAAAGAGTGTCGATAAACGATTCGTATCCACAGTTAAATATCCTGTCCAATTCAAGCCACTGTTGTTGGTTCTAAAAACTGTATCCCTGTATACAGAAGAGCAAAACCAACCGGTACTTTGATTATAAAACTGTATATCATCATCCGAACTGTCATCTATGTCTATTTTACCTTTATAATCTCTCAGCCAACCTACAGAGAGAATCATAGTTAAAATGCTAATAAAAATGAAAGAATATTTCTTCATTTAATAATATAGTTTAAATTTTTGGATGGAATTTGACCCACAATAATAATTATTTGAAATTTCAATGCATTTGACTTAAGTCAAGAAATTTAAGTTTAACTGTTTATTATTTCTCCGTTCTTAATTTTTACTTTTCCTGTGAGCTTAAGCTCATTTTAATGTAAACTTTAGTTTATCCAGTTTTTCCTTTGGAATACTTTATTCATTTTCTAAATCTGCGATTGCTTCTACTATTGTGTCATATGTTTTAACTTCTTCATCATTTACACTCACAACCGGTGCAATTGCTACATCAGCATTAAATACAAAATTTTCAGCATTAAATTAATTATTTGATTAGAATTTTCTTTTTTCTTTCGCTTCTTCTTGTGCCGCCAAGCTCAGCGACTTCAAGGCTATCAACCCCAAAAATGCTTTTTCCGCCTGCAAGTACTCGTGTAAACAAATCACCAAGTAATGTTTCGGCATCTTTAAGTTCAATTGATTTCCTGTCAGCAATTTCCAGTGCGGTATTATATTCATTAATCAGTTTTCGACATTCTTCAATTTGCGCATTCATTTCAGTTACTGTCAGCGGGTTAGGCTCCCATCCATAATTTATAGTTTTATAATATCTCTTATCAATATTTATCATTGCTTCAAGTCTTTTGGCTGCCTTAGCAATTTTAATTGATGAAATTCTCTTTCTCAGAGCCATTTTTTTGTTTTGAAGAAACTAATTGAATTTGAATTCCTTAATATCTTAAAACATTTATACTAAATCCAAAGAAAAATTATGTTAATTGTGAAGTCCTAATGAGTGTAAGTATATTATTTTATTGCGCTTTCAGCAATTTATCACTAATTTAAGGCATAAATTGTGAATTTTGGTATTGTAAAAAAATGTTTATTGATATTACAGAGTTATTTAAGAACTTTTCGGGAGATGAAATGCAGTATTTAACTGATTATTTTCACTCTCCATTTTTCAAAATTCCAAGAAGATTAACAAAACTGCATGACTTTATTATTAAAAATTCAAGAGCTGGGAATAACAATACCCTTACTCTTGAAAATATTAACGATGAGTTTTACCCTGGGGAAGATTCTGACAATAATTATGCAAACATCAGGAAACTATTATCAGAATATAAAAATAGGTTAAACGAATTTTATTCTTATTACGAATTCTCTTCAGATTTAATCACTAAAGGAAAACAATCACTTAATTGGCATCAAAGAAAAAATTATAAAACAGAATTCCAGAAACAATTCAACAAGCTGAAAGAAAGCATAGAGACATATTCAGAAAGAGATGATACTTATTACCTGGAAATGCAGCAGCTATATTCTAAAAGATTTAATTTTATTGATTCAAGAATTAATGAATTTCAAAATGATGATGGTTATAAAGTTAATGAATATTTGGATAAATACTATATTGCAAACAAACTGTTTCTCTTCCAGCGTTTTACTTCCTATGAATATACCAATAGAATAGATCTTGAACATATGTTCACTTTATCGCATTGCATAAACGAACATATTGAAAGAAACAAAGTTAATATTTTCAAAAATGATCCTGAAATTGCTTTCAGGTATTTAGCCCTTGAACTTCAAAATAAGGGATTCAACTTAGATATTTACAGGGAGTATATAAATTATATAAATAATATTGATCCAAACATAAAAATTAATGAAAATGGATATTATTTAACACTATTGCATACGTTATCAAAAATCGTTAATGAAGGCCACAGTGAATACGAAATTGAAGTTATAAAGCTGGCTGAATTAATGGAAAAGAAGGAGATATTAAAAAAATACGGAGTAACATTTATCGATCTCAAAATCATTATAGAATGCGCCATCGGTTTTAAAAGTTATGACTGGGGCTTGGATTTCCTTAACAGGACCAAAAACTTAATTAAAGAAAATAATTCAGATAATATTACAAATCTGCTGGCTGCCAAATTATTTTTCTTTAAAGAAGAATTTAATACTGCAAGATTTTTATTAACTAAAGTTAAAACCGAAAATTATTTAATGTATTTCGATGTGAAATTCCTTGAACTGCGAATTACGCTTATTCAAAATGAACTATTAGCGGCAATTGACATTTTAGAACTGATAAAAAAATACATAAAAACTCACAAAGATATTGGCGAGCATTTTATTCGCGCTTACACAACATTTGCAGATTATGTTCAAAAAATTATCAGAATTAATCACGAAGCAAATAATATGGATAGCAAAATGTACGAATTCAGAAAACTACTAGATAACATTACAGCTAATTCTTTTAATTTTTATGCAAAAGACTGGCTTATTAAATTTTTGAAAAAAAGAATTGAGTAAGAATGTAATAAATGAATATTATTTGCAGGTATTATAATTCAATTAGTCGAAATAAAAAAAATGTTAATCCTATTGGATTTAAATTAATTCAACATAATTTAAAACATAAAACTTTTATAATAAAATTAATCTGGTTAAATTATACGTGATTAATTTTTATATACTTTATCGAATTGAGACATTACAGTAAAGTTATAACTTATAATAGTAATTGTTGTTGTAAAAAAACTACGAAATTATTAATAACTAATATTAATTATAAAAAATAATTCGCAGCTTTTTTGTAGAAAATGGAATTATGCCGTTTATAAGTGCTATTTACAAATTGTAGTTAATTTACCTCCATTGCTAACATCAGGTGTAACAGAAGTCAGGATAGAGGTTTGGGAAACAGATTTCAGGTCAACTGAAGATGCAATTCCTCCCCTTCCTAAAATACTAACAGGTGAGTAAGAATTCTCACAAGTATATCCACTATCGCTTAGCTTTACAATGTAAATATCAAAGTTTCCAAAGCCAAAAGAATCAGTATAACCGGCAATAACAAAACCGCCGTCAGTTGTTTGATTAATGCTTTCCGCAGCTTCATAATTAATTCCTCCTACAGTTTTGCTCCACTTCAGTTTCCCGCTTTTATCAAGGTTTAAAACATAAAAATCATTGCCGCCCGCTCCAAAAGAATTAGTGTAACCGGCAATACCATATCCGTTGTCAAATGCCTCTATGACTGATAATGCTTCTTCAAATCCAGTACCACCTACGGTTCTACTCCATTGTAATCTTCCGGAAGCATCAAGTTTCACAATATAGCAATCCTTGAATCCAGCACCAAAGGAATCTGTATATCCAGCTATAACAAAACTTCCGTCTTTAGTTTGTATAATTGAATTTGCATCTTCCCACCCTGTCCCGCCTATAGTTCTGCTCCATTCAACATTACCATAGCCATCAAGTTTTACGATAAAATAATCAGAACCTCCTTCCCCATAAGAAAAAGTATATCCTGCTAAAGCAAAACCTCCATCCTCAGTTAGAATAATGTCTCTTGCTACATCATGATCAGTTCCGCCAATTGTTTTGGACCATAAAAGTTTCCCATTGACATCAAGTTTGAAAATGTAAAGATCACTTTTACCAGATCCAAACGAGAAGGAATATCCGGCTATAGCATAACCTCCATCTTTTGTTTGTACAATAGAAGAACACCATTCTCCCTTTCCTCCCCCAACAGTTCTGCTCCATGTTAGAGCACCATTGCTATCTAACTTTACAATAAGACAAGCATCAGATTTTTCACTATACGAGTTAGTTAAACCAACTACCGCAAATCCACCATCTTTAGTTTGAATTATTGAGTGAGCAATATCGGTCCCACTTCCACCCAGTGACATACTCCATTTTATTGAATCATCTATATTAATTTTCACAATATAAAAATCATTATTTTGTGTATAATCAGGATTTGTATACCCGGCTAAAACATAACTGCCATCCGCTACTTGTATCAATGAATGTTCATCGTCAATATTTGGTCCGCCTATTGTAAGCTGGTACTGTGTTTGACCTAAACAATAATCATTTGAAAGTATAAATTGAATAAATATGATTAGAAATATAGATATTCTCATCTCTATTTGTTATTAAATTTATTCTTAGCAAAATTTAACTGTTAATTTAACGAATATTTTTTTGAAAATGAAATAGATAAAATTCTGTCAGTTAAAGTATCACACCTCAAAAAACAGTATTAAAACGAACAATTAAAACATAACAAAATCTTCCTGAGAAAACTTTGAGCGATTAAACTAGTTTTCCGATATACTATTTTCTATAATTTCCAGCAAATTGAGTTCATTTTCACTTTCCGGTTTGCCAACCACATTCATAAACTCAAATTCAAAATAACCTACATCATCAAGTTTAGTTTTAATTATATCCGGATTTTTAACTGTTATAAAAAAGTGTATTAACTCGCATCCATACTCTTCATCTTTGTGGTAAACCCAATCCATTACAAAATCATACTCATTTAGTAAATCCTGACATTCATCAACGCAAAGATCTAATCCAAAATTCTCCCAGCGCCATCTGACCATTTTTAGAAACAATTCCATGCTCAGGTCTTCATTCAGATCGTGTTTTCCAATCTTCAATTGCATATTTACTCCTTTATTTTTTTAGTTTGTGCTATCATTGCGTTCTTCATCTCCTAAATAACCATTTTTACCATAATAACACATAACATCTTTTATTATAGGCTTTTCATCACATTTGGGGCAGACGAAAAGTACAAAAATACTTTTTTCGTGATCAAAAA
Coding sequences within:
- a CDS encoding T9SS type A sorting domain-containing protein: MKKYSFIFISILTMILSVGWLRDYKGKIDIDDSSDDDIQFYNQSTGWFCSSVYRDTVFRTNNSGLNWTGYLTVDTNRLSTLFFVDQNTGWAVGRRGKIVKTTTGGTSWFLQTSGVQSWLNDVKFIDAQTGFIVGSYDSLRIILKTTTGGATWLNLSSNGTGRLFSVKMLSANTVYAAGDSGRIIFTSNGGSSWNTQTTNVNTTLREIVMKSPTIGCAVGLNGIILTTSNSGINWVNRTFNNINFYSIDFGSNDTGYTGGQNGKIYKTTNGGVNWFQQSTPVDTSKNIKSIFCISNQIVWASAKGDGLIYTTNGGITGISSISTEVPSEYSLFQNYPNPFNPNTKIQFSIPKPAFTKFTIYDVAGRVMAILVNEELQPGKYEVDWDASHRASGVYYYKLEAEGFSETKKMVLLK